The proteins below are encoded in one region of Helianthus annuus cultivar XRQ/B chromosome 2, HanXRQr2.0-SUNRISE, whole genome shotgun sequence:
- the LOC110908132 gene encoding heterogeneous nuclear ribonucleoprotein A3 homolog 2-like: MERNNNYNRGGNDGGVRGNGGRGGGGRGGGGYHHGGRNGNYSQQYSNQQQEQYQENYGGDRGRCRGRESGGIGSGLGRGQQSQRTPANPRQNVDRVPEVNAWSRVASGQPAVAQTQTLTQNRNDR, translated from the exons ATGGAGCGAAACAACAACTACAATCGCGGCGGAAATGACGGTGGTGTCCGGGGTAATGGCGGCAGAGGAGGCGGTGGCCGCGGTGGTGGTGGTTATCATCACGGTGGACGAAACGGAAATTATTCGCAACAATACAGTAATCAACAGCAGGAACAGTATCAGGAAAATTATGGAGGCGATAGAGGTAGATGCAGGGGTCGAGAATCCGGTGGGATCGGAAGTGGTCTCGGCCGTGGTCAGCAAAGTCAACGGACTCCGGCTAACCCTAGGCAGAATGTCGATCGAGTGCCGGAAGTCAACGCGTGGAGTCGTGTAGCGTCTGGTCAACCGGCTGTGGCCCAAACACAAACCCTAACTCAGAACCGGAATG ATCGTTAG
- the LOC118488469 gene encoding uncharacterized protein LOC118488469, with protein MKTWQILLIFLICLQMVFMYITYHKTEHYFSIQGVTYQIRVVNGFTNNSSEPLVIWCTSQDGVDMGGRALQEGDDYTWYARLTFWTPAPGYSCTIKWDQTRKTFETFQGHQGRHRCGTRRKCLWLIKEDGIYFGNDESNWVKDFSWRKI; from the coding sequence ATGAAAACATGGCAAATCTTGCTCATTTTTCTTATATGTTTACAAATGGTTTTCATGTACATTACGTACCACAAGACCGAACATTATTTCTCCATACAAGGTGTTACATACCAAATCCGTGTCGTTAACGGTTTCACCAACAACTCTTCTGAACCTCTAGTCATCTGGTGCACCTCACAAGATGGTGTTGATATGGGCGGCCGAGCCCTTCAAGAAGGCGACGACTACACTTGGTACGCTCGGCTCACTTTCTGGACCCCCGCCCCGGGTTACTCTTGCACCATAAAGTGGGACCAAACCCGAAAGACCTTTGAAACTTTTCAGGGGCACCAAGGCAGACATAGGTGTGGAACTCGTAGGAAATGTTTGTGGCTGATCAAGGAAGATGGGATCTATTTCGGCAATGATGAGTCTAATTGGGTTAAAGATTTTTCATGGAGAAAAATATAG